One window of the Acaryochloris sp. CCMEE 5410 genome contains the following:
- the lexA gene encoding transcriptional repressor LexA, which produces MEPLSKAQQELFDWLVQFIEQHQHAPSIRQMMQAMKLKSPAPVQSRLDHLRKKGYVDWEIGQARTLRIVHPEHLQADMDQIPILGAIAAGGLIEPFVEVVDSLEFSPKQLPPKSYALRVNGDSMIDAHITDGDIVIMRPVQEPKTIKNGTIVAARVEGEGTTLKRFHLERNEVTLEAANLKYQPIKVLATQVEIQGSLIGVWRKYF; this is translated from the coding sequence GTGGAACCTTTATCAAAAGCTCAACAAGAATTATTTGATTGGTTGGTTCAATTTATTGAACAACATCAACATGCGCCTTCTATTCGGCAGATGATGCAGGCCATGAAACTCAAATCTCCGGCCCCAGTTCAGAGTCGTTTGGATCATTTGCGTAAGAAAGGCTATGTCGATTGGGAAATTGGCCAAGCCCGGACGTTGCGAATTGTTCACCCAGAGCACTTACAGGCGGATATGGATCAGATTCCGATCTTAGGTGCGATCGCAGCAGGGGGATTAATTGAGCCCTTTGTTGAAGTAGTGGATTCTTTAGAATTCAGTCCTAAACAATTGCCCCCTAAATCCTATGCACTTAGGGTGAATGGAGACAGCATGATCGATGCGCATATTACAGATGGAGACATCGTCATTATGCGGCCCGTTCAAGAACCGAAAACTATTAAAAATGGGACAATCGTTGCCGCGAGAGTCGAAGGAGAAGGAACGACCCTAAAGCGGTTTCACTTAGAAAGGAATGAAGTCACCCTTGAGGCCGCTAATCTGAAATATCAGCCGATCAAAGTGTTAGCAACACAGGTAGAAATCCAAGGCTCTTTAATTGGAGTATGGCGAAAATATTTTTAA